In Streptomyces alboniger, the following are encoded in one genomic region:
- a CDS encoding S1 family peptidase has product MKHRRIPKRRAAVAGAGITALVAAGITFQTANASENSPEPTPATLSVAKAGKLASSLGKDLGADAAGTYYDAKAKNLVVNVLNKSAADAVESAGGKARIVENSLAELKSARATLDDKAAVPGTSWAMDPATNKVVVTADRTVKGAALDKVASIVKSLGGKAELKRSKGEYKAFIAGGDAIWGGGSRCSLGFNVVKGGEPHFLTAGHCGNAVKSWSDSQGGQEIGTTQESSFPGNDYALVKYTADTPHPSEVNLYNGSSQAISKAGEATVGQKVQRSGSTTQLHDGEVTALGATVNYQEGQVDGLIQTTVCAEPGDSGGALFAGDTALGLTSGGSGDCSSGGETFFQPVPEALSAYGAEIG; this is encoded by the coding sequence TTGAAGCACCGACGCATACCCAAGCGGCGTGCCGCCGTGGCAGGCGCGGGCATCACCGCGCTGGTCGCCGCGGGCATCACCTTCCAGACCGCGAACGCGAGCGAGAACTCGCCCGAACCCACACCGGCCACCCTCTCGGTGGCCAAGGCCGGAAAGCTCGCTTCGTCCCTGGGCAAGGACCTGGGCGCGGACGCCGCGGGCACGTACTACGACGCCAAGGCCAAGAACCTCGTCGTGAACGTGCTGAACAAGAGCGCGGCGGACGCCGTCGAGTCCGCGGGCGGCAAGGCCAGAATCGTCGAGAACTCCCTGGCGGAACTGAAGAGCGCCCGCGCCACGCTCGACGACAAGGCGGCCGTGCCCGGCACTTCCTGGGCGATGGACCCGGCCACCAACAAGGTCGTCGTCACGGCGGACCGCACGGTCAAGGGCGCCGCGCTGGACAAGGTCGCCTCGATCGTGAAGAGCCTCGGCGGCAAGGCCGAACTCAAGCGCAGCAAGGGCGAGTACAAGGCGTTCATCGCCGGTGGCGACGCGATCTGGGGCGGCGGCTCGCGCTGCTCGCTCGGCTTCAACGTCGTCAAGGGCGGTGAGCCGCACTTCCTGACGGCGGGCCACTGCGGCAACGCCGTCAAGAGCTGGTCCGACTCGCAGGGCGGCCAGGAGATCGGCACCACGCAGGAGTCCAGCTTCCCGGGCAACGACTACGCCCTCGTGAAGTACACGGCCGACACCCCGCACCCGAGCGAGGTGAACCTCTACAACGGCAGCAGCCAGGCGATCAGCAAGGCCGGGGAGGCCACGGTGGGGCAGAAGGTGCAGCGCAGCGGCAGCACCACCCAGCTGCACGACGGCGAGGTCACCGCGCTGGGCGCCACGGTGAACTACCAGGAGGGCCAGGTCGACGGTCTGATCCAGACCACGGTCTGCGCGGAGCCCGGCGACAGCGGCGGCGCGCTCTTCGCCGGCGACACCGCGCTGGGCCTCACCTCGGGCGGCAGCGGCGACTGCTCCTCCGGGGGTGAGACCTTCTTCCAGCCGGTGCCGGAGGCGTTGAGCGCCTACGGCGCGGAAATCGGCTGA
- a CDS encoding DUF1684 domain-containing protein — protein MSTENAATPDADAVRDWRHWHEQRTETVSAPYGPLSLTGTHWLADHPDGSIPDIPGRWAETPDGVVLTARAEDGLTVDGQPLTGEVLLGADSGPVAAARVRHGERRLVVIHREGLWAVRDFDPDADARRAFKGIDATAYDARWAVPGRFTPYGESRTVRVGNADGKERGLGLGGELSFRLGGVEHTLQVSVEGDGSLWAVFADATSGISSYHFRFLRPTAPDAEGRTTVDFNRALLPPCAFADHFICPFPPPGNTLVTEVAAGERNLLDG, from the coding sequence ATGAGCACCGAGAACGCCGCGACCCCGGACGCGGACGCCGTACGGGACTGGCGGCATTGGCACGAGCAGCGCACGGAGACGGTCTCGGCCCCCTACGGGCCGCTCTCCCTCACCGGCACGCACTGGCTCGCGGATCATCCGGATGGTTCAATTCCGGACATCCCCGGGCGGTGGGCCGAGACTCCCGACGGGGTCGTCCTGACCGCCCGCGCCGAGGACGGCCTCACCGTCGACGGACAGCCCCTGACCGGCGAGGTCCTGCTGGGTGCCGACAGCGGCCCGGTCGCCGCGGCCCGTGTCCGGCACGGGGAGCGCAGGCTCGTCGTCATCCACCGCGAAGGTCTCTGGGCGGTACGCGACTTCGACCCGGACGCCGACGCGCGCCGCGCCTTCAAGGGCATCGACGCCACCGCGTACGACGCGCGCTGGGCCGTGCCCGGCCGCTTCACCCCCTACGGCGAGAGCCGCACCGTCAGGGTGGGCAACGCCGACGGCAAGGAGCGCGGCCTCGGCCTCGGCGGTGAGCTCTCCTTCCGCCTCGGGGGAGTCGAGCACACCCTCCAGGTGAGCGTCGAGGGCGACGGCTCGCTCTGGGCCGTGTTCGCGGACGCCACCAGCGGAATCTCCAGCTACCACTTCCGTTTCCTGCGCCCCACCGCCCCCGATGCCGAAGGGCGCACCACGGTCGACTTCAACCGGGCGCTGCTCCCTCCGTGCGCCTTCGCCGACCACTTCATCTGCCCCTTCCCGCCGCCGGGCAACACCCTGGTCACCGAGGTCGCGGCGGGGGAGCGGAACCTCCTCGACGGCTGA
- a CDS encoding iron-containing redox enzyme family protein, with protein sequence MNRVQNTGITHPKPFYNEEQSRLKKAELDRYMDKKMAEWKETVPFASHMTDPELHQAYYRRTLIEHVWRIRLSRVSQSKAIYKIAQISPKAAKDYAHYQADEMLHDRLYVSDAAAAGITEEEILATEPYLSTRLFEGFFYFALEHESALAPVVSNYLVEYTQAKLQPAIVQNLQERLGKENVKGQAAHLHVDTTEDHSQEMWDILHQLIFSEEDFQKVFKYIDDVQEILAMFFREIYEDTVAKHAATAA encoded by the coding sequence ATGAACCGCGTGCAGAACACCGGGATCACTCACCCGAAGCCGTTCTACAACGAGGAGCAGAGCCGGCTGAAGAAGGCCGAGCTCGACCGCTACATGGACAAGAAGATGGCGGAGTGGAAGGAAACCGTCCCCTTCGCGTCCCACATGACCGACCCCGAGCTCCACCAGGCGTACTACCGCCGCACCCTCATCGAGCACGTGTGGCGGATCCGCCTCTCCCGGGTCAGCCAGTCCAAGGCCATCTACAAGATCGCCCAGATCTCGCCCAAGGCGGCCAAGGACTACGCGCACTACCAGGCCGACGAGATGCTCCACGACAGGCTGTACGTCAGCGACGCCGCGGCCGCCGGCATCACCGAGGAGGAGATCCTCGCCACCGAGCCGTACCTCTCCACCCGCCTGTTCGAGGGCTTCTTCTACTTCGCCCTGGAGCACGAGTCGGCCCTCGCCCCGGTCGTCTCCAACTACCTGGTCGAGTACACCCAGGCCAAGCTCCAGCCGGCCATCGTCCAGAACCTCCAGGAGCGGCTCGGCAAGGAGAACGTCAAGGGCCAGGCCGCCCACCTCCACGTCGACACCACCGAAGACCACTCCCAGGAGATGTGGGACATCCTCCACCAGCTGATCTTCAGCGAGGAGGACTTCCAGAAGGTGTTCAAGTACATCGACGACGTCCAGGAGATCCTCGCCATGTTCTTCCGCGAGATCTACGAGGACACCGTCGCCAAGCACGCGGCGACCGCCGCGTGA
- a CDS encoding S1 family peptidase, whose amino-acid sequence MRIKRTIPHTGIARRTRLLAVATGLVAVGALAVPAANAHDGTTTFSASQLEQAGDAVLDADVAGTAWGVDPKTKRVVVTADSTVSKAEIAKLKAAAGSNADALKIERTPGKFQKYISGGDAIYASSWRCSLGFNVRNSAGAYYFLTAGHCTDGATTWWANSAKTTVLGTTSGSSFPTNDYGIVRYTNTSITKSGTVGSQDITRAADPTVGQSVTRRGSTTGTHSGRVTALNQTVNYGGGDVVYGMIKTTVCAEPGDSGGPLYSGSTALGLTSGGSGNCSSGGTTFFQPVTEALRAYNVSVY is encoded by the coding sequence GTGAGGATCAAGCGCACCATCCCCCACACCGGCATAGCGAGACGTACCCGCCTGCTCGCCGTGGCCACCGGGCTCGTCGCCGTCGGAGCGCTCGCCGTGCCCGCGGCCAACGCGCACGACGGCACGACGACCTTCAGCGCGTCCCAGTTGGAGCAGGCGGGCGACGCCGTGCTCGACGCCGACGTCGCGGGCACCGCCTGGGGCGTCGACCCGAAGACCAAGCGAGTCGTCGTCACCGCCGACAGCACGGTCTCCAAGGCCGAGATCGCCAAGCTGAAGGCGGCCGCCGGATCCAACGCGGACGCCCTGAAGATCGAGCGCACCCCGGGCAAGTTCCAGAAGTACATCTCGGGCGGCGACGCCATCTACGCGAGCAGCTGGCGCTGTTCGCTCGGCTTCAACGTGCGCAACAGCGCGGGCGCCTACTACTTCCTGACCGCCGGTCACTGCACCGACGGTGCCACGACCTGGTGGGCCAACTCCGCGAAGACCACCGTCCTCGGCACCACGTCGGGCTCCAGCTTCCCGACGAACGACTACGGGATCGTGCGCTACACGAACACCTCGATCACCAAGTCCGGCACCGTGGGCAGCCAGGACATCACGCGCGCCGCCGACCCCACGGTCGGGCAGAGCGTCACCCGGCGCGGCTCCACCACCGGCACGCACAGCGGCCGGGTCACCGCGCTGAACCAGACCGTCAACTACGGCGGCGGCGACGTCGTCTACGGCATGATCAAGACGACGGTCTGCGCCGAGCCCGGCGACAGCGGCGGCCCGCTCTACTCGGGTTCCACGGCCCTCGGTCTGACCTCCGGCGGCAGCGGCAACTGCTCCTCCGGCGGCACCACGTTCTTCCAGCCGGTCACGGAGGCGCTGCGCGCGTACAACGTCAGCGTCTACTGA
- a CDS encoding PhzF family phenazine biosynthesis protein, which produces MRTPNVTVVRACLRGGAGGSPTAVVLEDDTAGPRLGDDERRRIPVEQGTSHAVYVRQDGDTTELRFFTAEGELPACGHGTVAALALLAARHGGDRPYRATLRAGGRVFAGRAERDGDRITAAFDPGPVDLREPTAEERDLVLPALGLAPDDVGPDVRIAGVGRERVLVPVPSWAALAALRPDLDRLRAACDRFGLLGAYVHSAPSPEGALAARMFAPSIGVPEDIANANSTACLAAHLADRGVHRIAVDMGDALGSPATITATAGPDHRVELGGSARLLTEADRPTG; this is translated from the coding sequence ATGAGGACGCCGAACGTGACGGTCGTCCGCGCCTGCCTGCGGGGCGGCGCGGGCGGCAGCCCCACGGCCGTGGTCCTGGAGGACGACACGGCCGGCCCGCGTCTCGGGGACGACGAGCGGCGCCGGATCCCGGTCGAACAGGGCACCTCGCACGCGGTGTACGTACGCCAGGACGGCGACACGACCGAGCTGCGCTTCTTCACCGCGGAAGGGGAACTGCCGGCCTGCGGGCACGGTACCGTCGCCGCCCTCGCCCTGCTCGCGGCGCGGCACGGCGGCGACCGGCCCTATCGGGCCACCCTGCGCGCCGGGGGGCGCGTCTTCGCCGGCCGGGCCGAGCGCGACGGCGACCGGATCACCGCCGCCTTCGACCCGGGCCCCGTCGACCTGCGCGAGCCCACCGCCGAGGAACGCGACCTGGTCCTGCCGGCGCTCGGCCTGGCACCGGACGACGTCGGTCCTGACGTCCGGATCGCCGGCGTGGGCCGCGAACGCGTCCTGGTGCCGGTCCCCAGCTGGGCCGCGCTCGCCGCGCTCCGCCCGGACCTGGACCGGCTCAGGGCGGCCTGCGACCGGTTCGGCCTGCTCGGCGCGTACGTCCATTCGGCGCCCTCGCCCGAGGGCGCGCTCGCGGCCCGGATGTTCGCCCCCTCGATCGGCGTCCCCGAGGACATCGCCAACGCCAACAGCACGGCCTGTCTCGCCGCCCACCTGGCCGACCGCGGCGTCCACCGGATCGCCGTCGACATGGGCGACGCCCTCGGCAGCCCCGCCACCATCACCGCCACGGCGGGACCGGACCACCGCGTAGAACTCGGCGGCAGCGCACGGCTCCTGACGGAGGCGGACCGGCCCACCGGCTGA
- a CDS encoding NAD(P)-dependent malic enzyme produces the protein MSATADPDDPILDLHLGGKLEVRATVPLRDREDLARVYTPGFTRVAERIARDPAAAGRWSIRGNTVAIVTDGSAVSGLGDLGPLAALPVMEGKALLFKEFAGIDAFPLCLGTQDVDAIVDTVAHLEPTFGGIMLEDIAAPRCFEIEDRLRERLSIPVLHDDQHATAVAATAALINAAKAVGKELGELKVVVAGAGAAGTSTARLFMNIGVRRIVACDRQGALHRGRTDLTDAKRWFADRTNPDQETGPLRSVLAGADVFVGFAGRGVLAPEDLRTMADRPVVFALSNPHPEFLPHEVQDVVAILATGRSDLPNQIDCGLCYPGIFRGAFDAGVPSITEEMKVAAARAIAGLVDDRTLGRGQIVPDIFDGVAPHVAKAVAEAAVVPGSTTLP, from the coding sequence ATGTCCGCTACCGCTGACCCCGACGACCCGATCCTCGACCTGCACCTGGGCGGCAAGCTGGAGGTCCGAGCCACCGTCCCGCTGCGCGACCGCGAGGACCTCGCCCGGGTCTACACCCCCGGCTTCACCCGGGTCGCCGAGCGGATCGCCCGCGACCCGGCCGCCGCCGGCCGCTGGTCCATCCGCGGCAACACCGTCGCCATCGTCACCGACGGCTCCGCCGTCTCCGGCCTGGGCGACCTCGGCCCGCTGGCGGCCCTGCCGGTCATGGAGGGCAAGGCGCTGCTCTTCAAGGAGTTCGCCGGCATCGACGCCTTCCCCCTGTGCCTGGGCACCCAGGACGTCGACGCGATCGTCGACACCGTCGCCCACCTCGAACCGACCTTCGGCGGCATCATGCTGGAGGACATCGCCGCCCCGCGGTGCTTCGAGATCGAGGACCGGCTGCGCGAGCGGCTCTCCATTCCCGTGCTCCACGACGACCAGCACGCCACCGCCGTCGCCGCGACCGCGGCGTTGATCAACGCGGCCAAGGCGGTCGGCAAGGAGCTGGGCGAGCTCAAGGTGGTCGTCGCCGGCGCCGGAGCCGCCGGCACCTCGACGGCCCGGCTGTTCATGAACATCGGGGTACGGCGGATCGTCGCCTGTGACCGGCAGGGCGCCCTGCACCGGGGCCGCACCGACCTGACGGACGCCAAGCGGTGGTTCGCCGACCGCACCAACCCGGACCAGGAGACGGGCCCGCTGCGCTCCGTCCTGGCCGGCGCGGACGTCTTCGTCGGCTTCGCCGGCCGCGGCGTCCTCGCTCCCGAGGACCTGCGGACCATGGCCGACCGGCCGGTCGTCTTCGCCCTGTCCAACCCGCACCCCGAGTTCCTCCCCCACGAGGTGCAGGACGTCGTCGCGATCCTCGCGACCGGGCGCAGCGACCTCCCGAACCAGATCGACTGCGGACTGTGCTACCCCGGCATCTTCCGGGGCGCCTTCGACGCGGGCGTACCGAGCATCACCGAGGAGATGAAGGTGGCCGCGGCCCGCGCGATCGCCGGTCTCGTCGACGACCGGACCCTCGGACGCGGCCAGATCGTGCCCGACATCTTCGACGGCGTCGCCCCGCACGTGGCGAAGGCGGTGGCCGAGGCCGCCGTCGTGCCCGGCAGCACCACCCTCCCGTGA
- a CDS encoding ATP-grasp domain-containing protein has protein sequence MKRAVLLLMHQGKSFTEEAAAATAGLGLTLVALSSRPEAPEALDASRRHLADCVVTEEPELRFGDVEKAVRELADRGYRVEAALATFEGYRLLMAELNERLGARDSAEPALRLCLDKYELRRFLFAEGLSEVRVRRLAPGVTPELDASARWFVKPVRGASSFAAFVLEDVRDLADLPAIQEQMRADRRMKAIFMDRYDFLVEEYVEGPEFSFETLVLDGRVHHLCVHEKARVERLERTTLEGMSVSPPATIGRELVLEGADFVSRCFAALEQHGLTGGAFHVEVKYWESKKRWEIIEINPRMGGSLIDASVQAVTGHSLLDLWTESLLLPDGERDAFHDRLIHASQLEALRTGAPTRATVFLSKYGEKGRTVDAIGFDPPTRPPRILRVHVAEGTRLDASDRAICLMDALWDVAADDLDAETAFLDRHATEHFHVRYR, from the coding sequence GTGAAGAGAGCGGTCCTGCTCCTCATGCACCAGGGAAAGTCGTTCACCGAGGAGGCCGCCGCGGCCACCGCCGGTCTTGGCCTGACCCTGGTCGCGCTCAGCTCCCGCCCGGAGGCCCCGGAGGCCCTGGACGCGAGCCGCCGCCACCTGGCGGACTGCGTGGTCACCGAGGAACCCGAACTGCGTTTCGGCGACGTCGAGAAGGCCGTGCGCGAACTCGCCGACCGCGGCTACCGGGTCGAGGCCGCCCTCGCCACCTTCGAGGGCTACCGGCTCCTGATGGCCGAGCTCAACGAGCGGCTCGGCGCGCGCGACTCCGCCGAGCCCGCGTTGCGCCTCTGCCTCGACAAGTACGAGCTGCGTCGCTTCCTCTTCGCCGAAGGGCTCAGCGAGGTGCGGGTCCGTCGGCTCGCACCGGGTGTGACGCCCGAACTCGACGCCTCGGCACGCTGGTTCGTCAAGCCGGTGCGCGGCGCCTCGTCCTTCGCGGCCTTCGTCCTGGAGGACGTGCGCGACCTGGCGGACCTGCCGGCGATCCAGGAGCAGATGCGGGCCGACCGGCGCATGAAGGCGATCTTCATGGACCGGTACGACTTCCTCGTCGAGGAGTACGTCGAGGGCCCCGAGTTCAGCTTCGAGACCCTCGTCCTCGACGGGCGGGTCCACCACCTGTGCGTCCACGAGAAGGCCCGCGTGGAACGCCTGGAGCGGACCACCCTGGAGGGCATGTCGGTCAGCCCGCCCGCCACCATCGGACGCGAACTCGTCCTGGAGGGGGCGGACTTCGTCTCGCGCTGCTTCGCCGCGCTGGAGCAGCACGGGCTGACCGGCGGCGCCTTCCACGTCGAGGTCAAGTACTGGGAGTCGAAGAAGCGCTGGGAGATCATCGAGATCAACCCCCGGATGGGCGGCAGTCTCATCGACGCCAGCGTCCAGGCCGTCACCGGGCACTCCCTGCTCGACCTGTGGACCGAGTCCCTGCTGCTGCCCGACGGCGAACGCGACGCGTTCCACGACCGGCTCATCCACGCCTCCCAGCTGGAGGCCCTGCGCACCGGCGCGCCGACCCGGGCGACCGTGTTCCTCAGCAAGTACGGCGAGAAGGGGCGGACCGTCGACGCGATCGGCTTCGACCCGCCCACCCGCCCGCCGCGGATCCTGCGCGTGCATGTGGCGGAGGGCACCCGGCTCGACGCCTCCGACCGGGCGATCTGCCTGATGGACGCCCTGTGGGACGTGGCGGCCGACGACCTCGACGCCGAGACCGCCTTCCTCGACCGACACGCGACGGAGCATTTCCATGTCCGCTACCGCTGA
- the aroA gene encoding 3-phosphoshikimate 1-carboxyvinyltransferase yields the protein MRLRVEPIDSFTGTFRVPASKPETQRAILASTLAEGRSRITNDLRCEETETMKRACRALGAEIVEHEGYLDITGTGGQFKDDGRTVIRSDGSGLVFRTMTALASVLPSPVVVTGDETLCKRVMSPLLDALRDLGADIESICREGNAPVVNWGGRLAGGVCRLPGDVSSQFITAILFAAPFAERPVEIEVAGRVHSMSYIEQTLHTLRQAGIDVTVSDDHRRYRVEPSLYRSQDVAVHEDYTSASYLLAAAALYPGRKVFTGVHGTSTQGESAIVPILERLGVRTAFDRGADTLTVDTPPDSMRGDFHIDATDCPNIVPTLAALGAYVDGTLRVTGARVTHFHKASRIEAMVGELSKAGVDIRPRYERGVCDGFEVRGRSTYPGGVEFSHWGDHRIFMSLFVAGLRMESANLYSGFEEVRLSFPAFFEEFAKADVVTSAVDGPDADPAPPGPRRAPAAVPVGGA from the coding sequence ATGCGCCTACGGGTTGAACCGATCGACAGCTTCACGGGGACGTTCCGCGTCCCCGCCTCGAAGCCGGAGACACAGCGGGCGATCCTGGCGAGCACCCTGGCCGAGGGGCGCTCGCGGATCACCAACGACCTCCGCTGCGAGGAGACCGAGACCATGAAGCGCGCCTGCCGCGCGCTGGGCGCCGAGATCGTCGAGCACGAGGGATACCTCGACATCACCGGCACCGGAGGGCAGTTCAAGGACGACGGCCGGACGGTGATCCGCTCCGACGGCTCCGGGCTCGTCTTCCGTACGATGACGGCGCTGGCCTCCGTCCTGCCGTCACCGGTCGTCGTGACCGGCGACGAGACCCTGTGCAAGCGGGTCATGTCCCCGCTCCTGGACGCCCTGCGCGACCTCGGCGCGGACATCGAGTCCATCTGCCGCGAGGGCAACGCACCCGTCGTCAACTGGGGCGGGCGCCTCGCAGGCGGTGTCTGCCGGCTGCCCGGCGACGTCAGCTCTCAGTTCATCACCGCCATCCTGTTCGCCGCCCCGTTCGCCGAACGCCCGGTGGAGATCGAGGTGGCGGGCCGGGTCCACTCGATGTCGTACATCGAGCAGACCCTGCACACCCTGCGACAGGCGGGCATCGACGTCACCGTCTCCGACGACCACCGGCGCTACCGCGTGGAGCCCTCGCTCTACCGGTCCCAGGACGTCGCCGTCCACGAGGACTACACCTCCGCCTCGTACCTGCTCGCCGCCGCCGCGCTCTACCCGGGCCGTAAGGTCTTCACCGGCGTCCACGGCACCAGCACCCAGGGCGAGTCGGCGATCGTGCCGATCCTGGAGCGGCTCGGCGTGCGCACCGCGTTCGACCGCGGGGCCGACACCCTGACCGTCGACACCCCGCCGGACAGCATGCGCGGCGACTTCCACATCGACGCCACCGACTGCCCCAACATCGTGCCCACCCTCGCCGCCCTCGGCGCCTACGTCGACGGCACCCTCCGGGTCACCGGGGCGCGGGTGACGCACTTCCACAAGGCCTCCCGCATCGAGGCCATGGTCGGCGAACTGTCCAAGGCGGGCGTGGACATCCGGCCGCGGTACGAGCGCGGGGTCTGCGACGGCTTCGAGGTGCGCGGCAGGTCCACGTACCCGGGCGGCGTGGAGTTCTCGCACTGGGGCGACCACCGCATCTTCATGTCGCTGTTCGTGGCCGGTCTGCGCATGGAGTCCGCCAACCTCTACTCCGGCTTCGAGGAGGTCCGGCTCTCCTTCCCCGCGTTCTTCGAGGAGTTCGCCAAGGCGGACGTCGTCACCTCGGCCGTCGACGGGCCGGACGCCGACCCCGCCCCGCCCGGCCCGCGCCGGGCCCCGGCCGCGGTGCCGGTCGGCGGCGCCTGA
- a CDS encoding slipin family protein yields MVEELVAAGSAAGAVAVVYVLAAARVVKQYERGVVLRLGKLQHTVRGPGLTLIVPLVDRLRKVNMQIVTMPVPAQDGITRDNVTVRVDAVIYFKVVDAAEAVVQVEDYRFAVSQMAQTSLRSIIGKSDLDDLLSNREKLNQGLELMIDSPAIGWGVQIDRVEIKDVSLPETMKRSMARQAEADRERRARVINADAELQASKKLAEAAHEMAEEPAALQLRLLQTVVAVAAEKNSTLVLPFPVELLRFLERAQQALPQPQSPPQQQSPAPRSGPSEGARTGQD; encoded by the coding sequence ATGGTCGAGGAGCTGGTGGCGGCGGGATCGGCCGCGGGGGCTGTCGCGGTGGTCTACGTACTGGCGGCGGCGCGCGTCGTCAAGCAGTACGAGCGGGGCGTGGTGCTGCGGCTCGGGAAGCTCCAGCACACGGTGCGCGGGCCGGGGCTCACCTTGATCGTGCCGCTCGTGGACCGGCTCCGTAAGGTCAACATGCAGATCGTGACGATGCCGGTGCCCGCGCAGGACGGCATCACGCGCGACAACGTCACGGTGCGGGTGGACGCGGTCATCTACTTCAAGGTGGTGGACGCCGCCGAGGCCGTCGTGCAGGTGGAGGACTACCGCTTCGCGGTCTCGCAGATGGCGCAGACCTCGCTGCGCTCGATCATCGGCAAGAGCGACCTGGACGACCTGCTGTCCAACCGCGAAAAGCTGAACCAGGGCCTTGAGTTGATGATCGACAGCCCGGCCATCGGGTGGGGCGTGCAGATCGACCGCGTCGAGATCAAGGACGTATCCCTGCCCGAGACCATGAAGCGGTCCATGGCCCGGCAGGCCGAGGCCGACCGCGAGCGGCGGGCCCGCGTCATCAACGCCGACGCCGAGTTGCAGGCCTCCAAGAAGCTCGCCGAGGCCGCCCACGAGATGGCGGAGGAGCCGGCCGCGCTCCAACTGCGCCTGTTGCAGACCGTGGTGGCCGTCGCCGCCGAGAAGAACTCCACCCTCGTCCTGCCCTTCCCGGTGGAGCTGCTCCGCTTCCTTGAGCGGGCTCAACAGGCCCTTCCGCAACCGCAGTCACCTCCACAACAGCAGTCACCTGCGCCCCGGTCGGGCCCCTCCGAAGGGGCGAGAACCGGACAGGACTAG
- a CDS encoding phytanoyl-CoA dioxygenase family protein: MSAPDTAALVKEYRENGFAVAERLFDPSEVAELNTAITEILDVPDIGSVAEVEPGDKGMARRIWSPTKQHSAFERAAAHPRLLDHVEALIGPDILFHYSKLHLKAPQVGSVVDWHQDFAYYPHTNTDLVTALIYLDDTTTENSALQAVPGSHKRGLADHYVDGYFRGKVAGADAPDPALAVPIEAPAGSVVFIHCLLLHYSSPNHSDRYRRAFLPAYRAADAYPIHFGPHAGHNEAGVTLLRGSVSDTARVEAGAWRLPLAERPFGSLFQLQEGTHTTETAAATGYATLEEAK, translated from the coding sequence ATGTCCGCACCCGACACGGCCGCGCTCGTCAAGGAATACCGCGAGAACGGCTTCGCGGTCGCCGAGCGTCTCTTCGACCCGAGCGAGGTCGCCGAGCTCAACACAGCCATCACGGAGATCCTGGACGTCCCCGACATCGGCTCCGTCGCCGAAGTGGAGCCGGGTGACAAGGGCATGGCCCGCCGGATCTGGTCGCCCACCAAGCAGCACTCCGCGTTCGAGCGGGCCGCCGCCCACCCCCGGCTGCTCGACCACGTCGAGGCGCTCATCGGCCCCGACATCCTGTTCCACTACAGCAAGCTCCACCTCAAGGCCCCGCAGGTCGGCAGCGTCGTGGACTGGCACCAGGACTTCGCCTACTACCCGCACACCAACACCGACCTGGTGACGGCCCTGATCTACCTCGACGACACCACCACCGAGAACTCCGCCCTCCAGGCCGTCCCCGGCTCCCACAAGCGCGGACTCGCCGACCACTACGTCGACGGATACTTCCGCGGCAAGGTGGCGGGCGCCGACGCCCCCGACCCGGCGCTCGCCGTGCCGATCGAGGCGCCCGCCGGCAGCGTGGTCTTCATCCACTGCCTGCTGCTGCACTACTCCTCCCCGAACCACTCCGACCGGTACCGCCGCGCCTTCCTGCCGGCCTACCGGGCGGCCGACGCCTACCCGATCCACTTCGGGCCGCACGCCGGCCACAACGAGGCAGGGGTGACCCTGCTGCGCGGTAGCGTGTCGGACACGGCCCGCGTGGAGGCCGGTGCGTGGCGACTCCCGCTCGCGGAGCGCCCCTTCGGCTCGCTCTTCCAGCTCCAGGAAGGCACCCACACCACGGAGACCGCGGCGGCCACCGGGTACGCCACGCTCGAGGAGGCGAAGTGA